One stretch of Thermococcus sp. MAR1 DNA includes these proteins:
- a CDS encoding DUF1614 domain-containing protein has product MNKRRFIIPPVSLPVLLLIFLLLLAVFVVFSSIVMAAFEKLGIPPEVAYALFLFALLGSFINIPIAEEVSYEPIVALREVRFFGISYPVPYFDWAEKRVIIAINVGGALVPISIVMYEIFRLLYFGQFGLLFNTALATVIAALFSHAFARPVRGLGIAMPMFLPPLIAMTLGWLLGDGNPNLVAYVSGTMGVLIGADVMNWGKIKNLGAPMVSIGGAGTFDGIFLAGVIAVLLV; this is encoded by the coding sequence ATGAATAAGAGGCGCTTCATAATTCCACCCGTTTCGCTTCCGGTTCTCCTTCTAATATTCCTTCTCCTCCTGGCGGTTTTCGTAGTCTTCTCCAGCATAGTCATGGCCGCCTTTGAGAAGCTTGGAATCCCCCCTGAGGTGGCCTATGCCCTCTTCCTCTTCGCCCTCCTAGGGAGCTTCATCAACATCCCCATAGCAGAGGAGGTCTCCTACGAGCCCATCGTCGCCCTTAGGGAGGTTCGCTTCTTCGGCATCTCCTACCCAGTCCCCTACTTCGACTGGGCTGAGAAGAGGGTGATAATAGCGATAAACGTCGGCGGGGCACTGGTTCCCATCAGCATCGTTATGTACGAAATCTTCAGGCTTCTCTACTTCGGTCAATTCGGGTTGCTTTTCAACACGGCACTTGCGACTGTGATAGCGGCCCTCTTCAGCCACGCCTTCGCCAGACCCGTCAGGGGTCTGGGGATAGCGATGCCAATGTTCCTTCCCCCGCTGATAGCCATGACCCTAGGCTGGCTTCTGGGAGATGGCAATCCTAATCTGGTAGCCTACGTCAGCGGAACGATGGGGGTGCTTATAGGGGCGGACGTTATGAACTGGGGAAAGATCAAGAACCTCGGTGCGCCGATGGTCAGCATAGGTGGGGCTGGAACCTTCGACGGAATATTCCTCGCGGGTGTTATTGCCGTCCTTCTGGTATAA
- a CDS encoding ribose-phosphate diphosphokinase: MFVVGSGARHLEDELRALGGEVLNVEIKRFPDGEKYVRVMGSSEEVTVVQSTFAPQDEHLVELILLADALRERGVQKLRAVVPYLAYSRQDRVTKDGEPVSVRAVMRTLAVYYDELYVFDLHNPETLRFFPGKAVNLSPARAVAEYFGEKLGEGVVLAPDKGALGRAKAVAEKLGLEYSHFHKVRISPTEVQMKPVDVDVKGKNVLIVDDIISTGGTMIRAANLLRDMGAEKVFVAATHGVFAEGAIERVSKAVDELAVTNTIPTPVSKISIVPDILKL, from the coding sequence ATGTTCGTGGTTGGGAGCGGTGCCAGGCATCTGGAGGATGAGCTGAGAGCTCTCGGCGGTGAGGTTCTCAACGTTGAAATAAAGCGGTTCCCGGACGGTGAGAAGTACGTTAGGGTCATGGGTTCTTCGGAGGAGGTTACGGTTGTTCAGTCCACTTTTGCCCCCCAGGACGAGCATCTGGTCGAACTCATCCTGCTCGCTGATGCGCTGCGCGAGAGGGGAGTTCAGAAGCTCAGGGCGGTCGTTCCGTACCTTGCCTACTCGAGACAGGATAGGGTCACGAAGGACGGCGAGCCTGTAAGCGTGAGGGCGGTGATGAGAACCCTCGCGGTTTACTACGACGAGCTCTACGTCTTTGACCTTCACAACCCCGAAACGCTGAGGTTTTTCCCCGGGAAGGCAGTCAACCTTTCCCCAGCGAGGGCTGTAGCCGAGTACTTTGGCGAGAAGCTCGGTGAGGGCGTTGTTCTCGCCCCTGACAAAGGCGCCCTTGGAAGGGCAAAGGCCGTTGCCGAAAAGCTGGGCCTTGAGTACAGCCACTTCCACAAGGTTCGCATCTCTCCGACGGAGGTTCAGATGAAGCCGGTTGACGTTGATGTTAAGGGAAAGAACGTGCTCATAGTTGACGACATCATAAGCACGGGAGGGACCATGATCAGGGCCGCAAACCTGCTCAGGGACATGGGCGCGGAGAAAGTTTTCGTCGCTGCAACTCACGGAGTTTTTGCGGAAGGGGCAATAGAGAGGGTGAGCAAAGCCGTTGACGAGCTCGCCGTCACGAACACCATACCCACTCCCGTCTCAAAGATAAGCATAGTGCCCGATATACTGAAGCTGTGA